Proteins found in one Pseudomonas sp. P8_241 genomic segment:
- a CDS encoding FadR/GntR family transcriptional regulator: MSETSPLVKRSLVDQALDQLRQRINQGNWVVGQRLPTEPELSAELGISRNTVREAMRVLAFSGLIEIRQGDGSYLRAVVDPLDTLKALSRCSLEQARETRHILEVEAIGLAALRRTEEDMVALRETLSVSGSHYHGDLDTYIACDLVFHRRLVDAAHNPTLSELYRYFSGIVGAQLRQSLNIAPRRQEVFDLHIALLDAVEQRDPERAKALSRQLINEP, from the coding sequence ATGTCAGAAACCTCTCCATTAGTTAAACGATCTCTGGTCGATCAGGCTCTGGACCAGTTGCGCCAGCGTATTAACCAAGGCAACTGGGTCGTCGGACAGCGCTTGCCCACCGAACCTGAGTTGTCCGCCGAACTGGGCATCAGTCGTAATACCGTGCGTGAAGCCATGCGGGTGTTGGCATTTTCCGGGCTGATCGAAATCCGTCAGGGTGACGGCAGCTATCTGCGGGCAGTGGTCGATCCACTCGACACCCTGAAGGCCTTGTCCCGTTGCTCCCTTGAACAGGCTCGCGAAACGCGACACATCCTCGAGGTCGAGGCCATCGGCCTGGCGGCACTGCGCCGTACCGAAGAGGACATGGTGGCATTGCGCGAAACGCTGAGCGTCAGTGGCAGCCACTACCACGGTGATCTTGATACCTACATCGCCTGCGATCTGGTGTTCCACCGCCGTCTGGTAGACGCCGCGCACAACCCGACCCTCAGCGAGCTGTATCGCTATTTCTCCGGCATCGTCGGCGCACAACTGCGCCAGAGCCTGAACATCGCCCCGCGCCGCCAGGAAGTGTTTGACTTGCACATCGCGTTGCTCGATGCCGTCGAGCAACGCGACCCGGAACGGGCCAAAGCCCTGTCGAGGCAGTTGATCAATGAACCTTGA
- a CDS encoding amino acid ABC transporter permease, with amino-acid sequence MQNSIGAPKQRLSLSDPRVRAWVFQIITIIGVVSLGWYLFDNTQTNLQHRGITSGFDFLERSAGFGIAQHLIDYTEADSYARVFVIGLLNTLLVTFIGVILATILGFIVGVARLSKNWIIAKLATVYVEVFRNIPPLLQILFWYFAVFLTMPGPRNSHNFGDTFFVSSRGLNMPAALMADGFWPFVASVVVAIVAIVLMNRWANKRFEATGVPFHKVWVGLALFLVIPTLCALIFGAPVHWEMPKLQGFNFVGGWVLIPELLALTLALTVYTAAFIAEIVRSGIKSVSHGQTEAAHSLGLRNGPTLRKVIIPQALRVIIPPLTSQYLNLAKNSSLAAGIGYPEMVSLFAGTVLNQTGQAIEVIAITMSVYLAISISISLLMNWYNKRIALIER; translated from the coding sequence ATGCAAAATTCAATCGGCGCACCCAAGCAGAGGCTCAGCCTCAGCGATCCGCGAGTGCGTGCGTGGGTATTTCAGATCATCACGATTATCGGGGTGGTCTCGCTGGGCTGGTATCTGTTCGATAACACTCAGACCAATCTGCAACACCGGGGCATTACCTCCGGTTTTGACTTTCTGGAGCGCAGTGCCGGTTTCGGCATCGCTCAACATCTGATCGATTACACCGAAGCGGACAGTTATGCCAGGGTGTTTGTCATCGGCCTGCTCAACACGCTGCTGGTGACCTTCATCGGCGTGATCCTGGCGACGATCCTCGGATTCATCGTCGGTGTGGCAAGGCTGTCGAAGAACTGGATCATCGCCAAGCTGGCGACGGTGTACGTGGAAGTCTTCCGTAACATTCCACCGCTGCTGCAGATTCTGTTCTGGTACTTCGCGGTGTTCCTGACCATGCCGGGACCGCGCAACAGTCATAACTTCGGCGACACTTTCTTCGTCAGCAGCCGTGGCTTGAACATGCCGGCGGCGTTGATGGCGGACGGTTTCTGGCCGTTCGTGGCGAGCGTCGTGGTGGCCATCGTCGCCATCGTGCTGATGAACCGGTGGGCCAACAAGCGCTTCGAAGCGACGGGCGTACCCTTCCACAAGGTCTGGGTCGGCCTGGCGCTGTTCCTGGTGATCCCGACGCTGTGTGCACTGATTTTCGGCGCGCCAGTGCATTGGGAAATGCCCAAGTTGCAAGGCTTCAATTTCGTCGGTGGCTGGGTGTTGATTCCGGAACTGCTGGCGTTGACCCTGGCCCTGACGGTCTACACCGCGGCGTTCATCGCCGAGATTGTGCGTTCGGGCATCAAATCGGTCAGCCACGGCCAGACCGAAGCGGCGCATTCCCTGGGCCTGCGCAACGGTCCGACCCTGCGCAAGGTCATCATCCCGCAAGCCCTGCGCGTCATCATTCCACCGCTGACCAGCCAATACCTGAACCTGGCGAAAAACTCTTCGCTGGCGGCCGGTATCGGCTACCCGGAAATGGTCTCGCTGTTTGCCGGGACCGTGCTCAACCAGACCGGCCAGGCGATCGAGGTGATTGCGATCACCATGAGCGTGTACCTGGCGATCAGTATCAGCATTTCCCTGCTGATGAACTGGTACAACAAGCGCATTGCGCTGATCGAGCGGTAA
- a CDS encoding amino acid ABC transporter permease, whose translation MSTHTFKPDMPPPSSSIGVVAWMRANMFSSWLNTLLTLFAFYLIYLVVPPILEWAIIDANWVGTTRADCTKEGACWVFIQQRFGQFMYGYYPPLLRWRVDLTVWLAIVGVAPLFISRFHHKAVYGLSFLVLYPIIAWCLLHGGVFGLDAVATSQWGGLMLTLVIATVGIAGALPLGIVLALGRRSNMPAIRVVCVTFIEFWRGVPLITVLFMSSVMLPLFLPEGMNFDKLLRALIGVILFQSAYVAEVVRGGLQAIPKGQYEAAAAMGLGYWRSMGLVILPQALKLVIPGIVNTFIALFKDTSLVIIIGLFDLLNSVKQAAADPKWLGMATEGYVFAALVFWIFCFGMSRYSMHLERKLDTGHKR comes from the coding sequence ATGAGCACTCATACTTTCAAACCTGACATGCCCCCACCGAGCAGCAGCATCGGTGTGGTGGCGTGGATGCGCGCGAACATGTTCTCCAGCTGGCTCAACACCCTGCTGACCCTGTTTGCGTTCTACCTGATCTACCTGGTGGTTCCACCGATTCTTGAATGGGCAATCATCGACGCCAACTGGGTCGGCACTACCCGCGCCGACTGCACGAAGGAGGGCGCCTGCTGGGTGTTCATCCAACAGCGTTTCGGCCAGTTCATGTACGGCTACTACCCGCCGTTACTGCGCTGGCGCGTGGACCTGACCGTGTGGCTGGCGATCGTCGGCGTGGCGCCATTGTTCATCTCGCGCTTTCACCATAAAGCGGTGTACGGGCTGAGTTTTCTGGTGCTGTACCCGATCATTGCCTGGTGCCTGCTGCACGGCGGTGTATTCGGTCTTGACGCCGTGGCGACCAGCCAATGGGGCGGTCTGATGCTGACCCTGGTGATCGCCACCGTCGGCATTGCCGGTGCGTTGCCGCTGGGTATCGTCCTGGCGCTGGGCCGTCGTTCGAACATGCCGGCGATTCGTGTGGTCTGCGTGACCTTCATCGAATTCTGGCGCGGCGTGCCATTGATCACAGTGCTGTTCATGTCCTCGGTGATGCTGCCGTTGTTCCTGCCAGAAGGCATGAACTTCGACAAGCTGCTACGAGCGCTGATCGGCGTGATCCTGTTCCAGTCGGCCTATGTGGCCGAAGTGGTGCGCGGTGGTTTGCAGGCGATCCCCAAGGGGCAGTACGAAGCCGCTGCCGCGATGGGCCTCGGGTACTGGCGCAGCATGGGCCTGGTGATTTTGCCGCAAGCCCTGAAGCTGGTGATCCCCGGGATCGTCAACACCTTCATCGCGCTGTTCAAGGACACGAGCCTGGTGATCATCATCGGCCTGTTTGACCTGCTCAACAGCGTCAAGCAAGCCGCCGCCGACCCGAAATGGCTGGGTATGGCCACTGAAGGCTACGTGTTCGCCGCCCTGGTGTTCTGGATTTTCTGTTTTGGTATGTCGCGCTATTCCATGCATCTGGAACGCAAGCTCGACACTGGCCACAAGCGTTAG
- a CDS encoding glutathione S-transferase family protein, which translates to MSELILHHYPTSPFAEKARLLLGFKGLSWRSVKISPVMPKPDLTALTGGYRKTPVLQIGADIYCDTALIARRLEQEKTLPAFFPEGQEMIAASFAAWADSVIFQHAVSLVFQPESIAVRFGNLPPEAIKAFIADRAGLFSGGSASKLSAEQARHQWPTIMSRLELQLQREQGDFLFGEPSIADFALAHCLWFLKATPVTAPLVDEYPAVVAWYARVLGFGHGASSEMASDEALEVARTSQPAALPDEQFVDPNGLKAGQQVVIAATDYGVDPVVGELLFAGSEELIVRREDERGGVVHVHFPRFGFRIEAQ; encoded by the coding sequence ATGTCCGAGTTGATTCTGCATCATTACCCGACGTCCCCCTTCGCCGAAAAAGCCCGCCTGCTGTTGGGCTTCAAGGGGTTGTCCTGGCGCTCGGTGAAAATCTCTCCGGTGATGCCAAAACCCGATCTCACGGCGCTGACCGGTGGTTATCGCAAGACACCGGTGTTGCAGATCGGCGCAGACATCTATTGCGACACTGCGTTGATTGCGCGCCGACTGGAACAGGAAAAAACCTTGCCTGCGTTTTTTCCAGAAGGACAGGAAATGATCGCTGCGTCGTTCGCCGCCTGGGCTGATTCGGTGATCTTCCAGCATGCAGTCAGCCTGGTGTTCCAGCCTGAATCGATCGCCGTGCGTTTCGGCAATTTGCCGCCTGAAGCGATCAAGGCGTTCATCGCCGATCGTGCCGGCTTGTTCAGTGGTGGCAGCGCGTCCAAGTTGTCCGCGGAGCAGGCCAGGCATCAATGGCCGACCATCATGTCGCGGCTGGAGCTGCAATTGCAGCGCGAGCAGGGCGACTTCCTGTTCGGTGAGCCGTCAATTGCCGACTTCGCGCTGGCTCACTGCCTTTGGTTCCTGAAAGCAACACCGGTTACCGCACCGTTGGTGGATGAATACCCGGCGGTTGTCGCCTGGTATGCCCGAGTGCTGGGTTTTGGTCATGGAGCATCCAGCGAAATGGCGTCCGACGAGGCATTGGAGGTTGCGCGCACGTCCCAACCTGCGGCATTGCCGGATGAGCAGTTTGTTGATCCGAACGGGCTCAAGGCGGGTCAGCAGGTGGTGATTGCGGCGACTGACTACGGCGTTGATCCGGTCGTTGGAGAATTGCTTTTTGCGGGTAGCGAGGAGTTGATTGTGCGCCGCGAAGACGAGCGTGGCGGCGTGGTGCATGTACACTTCCCCCGCTTTGGTTTCCGCATAGAAGCGCAGTAA
- a CDS encoding CynX/NimT family MFS transporter yields the protein MNLEPEKSMHRSDLSTAPKRSTELEELLIDAEADDEQVQQAHPVLRRPWLLLLGLILVALNLRPALSSMAPMLSEVSKSLGLSASQAGLLTTLPVLCLGLFAPLAPVLARRFGAERVVLGILLTLAGGIILRSSFGEIGLFAGSVLAGASIGVIGVLLPGIVKRDFPKQAGTMTGVYTMALCLGAAMAAGATVPLSEHFDQSWALGLGFWVIPALAAAIFWLPQVGQKHGAHNVAYRVRGLLRDPLAWQVTFYMGLQSSLAYIVFGWLPSILIGRGLTPTQAGLVLSGSVIVQLVSSLAAPWLATRGKDQRLAIVVVMVLTLGGLFGCLYAPIEGLWGWAIVLGLGQGATFSLALTLIVLRSRDSHVAANLSSMAQGFGYILASMGPFAVGIVHDWTGGWTAVGWIFGVIGLGAIIAGLGAGRALYVQVESEKV from the coding sequence ATGAACCTTGAACCCGAGAAGTCCATGCACCGCAGTGATTTATCCACAGCCCCCAAGCGCTCGACAGAGCTGGAAGAGTTACTGATCGATGCCGAGGCCGATGATGAACAGGTCCAGCAAGCCCATCCGGTTTTGCGCCGACCATGGCTATTGCTGCTGGGTCTGATCCTGGTCGCTTTGAACCTTCGTCCGGCGTTGTCGAGCATGGCGCCGATGCTCAGCGAGGTGTCGAAGTCTCTTGGTTTGTCTGCCTCCCAGGCTGGCTTGCTGACGACGTTACCGGTGCTGTGCCTTGGCCTGTTTGCGCCATTGGCGCCAGTGCTGGCGCGGCGTTTCGGCGCCGAGCGCGTCGTGCTGGGAATTCTGCTGACCCTCGCTGGCGGGATTATCCTGCGCAGTTCCTTTGGTGAGATCGGTTTGTTTGCCGGCAGCGTGCTGGCCGGTGCCAGCATCGGTGTGATCGGTGTATTGCTACCGGGCATCGTCAAGCGTGACTTCCCGAAACAGGCCGGGACCATGACCGGCGTTTACACCATGGCGTTGTGTCTCGGCGCGGCGATGGCGGCGGGAGCAACCGTGCCGTTGAGCGAGCATTTCGACCAGAGCTGGGCGCTTGGCCTGGGCTTCTGGGTGATTCCGGCACTGGCCGCCGCGATTTTCTGGTTGCCGCAAGTCGGCCAGAAACATGGCGCACACAATGTGGCTTATCGCGTTCGGGGATTGCTGCGTGATCCGCTGGCCTGGCAGGTCACTTTTTACATGGGATTGCAATCGTCTCTGGCCTACATCGTGTTTGGCTGGTTGCCTTCGATCCTGATCGGTCGTGGCCTGACCCCGACCCAGGCTGGGCTAGTGTTGTCGGGCTCGGTGATCGTGCAATTGGTCAGCTCGCTTGCGGCCCCTTGGCTGGCGACTCGCGGCAAGGACCAGCGGTTGGCGATTGTGGTCGTCATGGTGCTGACGCTCGGTGGCTTGTTCGGTTGTCTGTATGCGCCGATTGAAGGTCTGTGGGGTTGGGCGATTGTGCTCGGGTTGGGGCAGGGCGCTACATTCAGCCTGGCGCTGACCCTGATCGTGTTGCGCTCGCGGGATTCCCACGTCGCGGCGAACCTGTCGAGCATGGCCCAGGGTTTCGGCTACATCCTGGCGTCGATGGGGCCGTTCGCGGTTGGTATCGTGCATGACTGGACCGGCGGCTGGACAGCGGTGGGCTGGATCTTCGGTGTTATTGGTCTTGGCGCGATCATCGCCGGTCTTGGCGCTGGACGTGCGCTGTATGTGCAGGTCGAAAGCGAGAAAGTCTGA
- a CDS encoding HU family DNA-binding protein, which yields MALTKDQLIADIAEAIDAPKTTARNALDQLGQIVADQLENGGEITLPGIGKLKVTERPARTGRNPSTGAAIEIAAKKVIKLVVAKGLTDAVNK from the coding sequence ATGGCTCTTACTAAAGACCAACTGATCGCCGACATCGCTGAAGCTATCGACGCGCCGAAAACCACCGCGCGTAACGCTCTGGACCAACTGGGCCAAATCGTTGCCGATCAGCTGGAAAACGGCGGCGAAATCACTCTGCCAGGTATCGGCAAGCTGAAAGTGACTGAGCGTCCTGCCCGTACTGGCCGCAACCCTTCGACTGGCGCTGCCATCGAAATCGCTGCCAAGAAAGTGATCAAGCTGGTTGTGGCCAAAGGCCTGACTGACGCTGTTAACAAGTAA
- a CDS encoding amino acid ABC transporter substrate-binding protein, which translates to MKMLKSTLAIVTAAAVLGVSGFAQAGATLDAVMKKGFVQCGVSDGLPGFSVPDSTGKIVGIDADYCRAVAAAVFGDATKVKFSQLNAKERFTALQSGEIDILSRNTTMTSSRDAGMGLKFPGFITYYDGIGFLVNNKLGVKSAKELDGATICIQAGTTTELNVSDYFRGNGLKYTPITFDTSDESAKSLESGRCDVLTSDKSQLFAQRSKLAAPKDYVVLPETISKEPLGPVVRNGDDEWLAIVRWTGYAMLNAEEAGITSQNVEAEAKGTKNPDVARLLGTDGEYGKDLKVKKDWVVQIIKQVGNYGEVFEKNLGKSTPLEIDRGLNALWNAGGIQYAPPVR; encoded by the coding sequence ATGAAGATGTTGAAATCCACCCTGGCGATCGTGACTGCAGCCGCAGTACTCGGTGTCAGCGGGTTTGCCCAGGCGGGCGCAACCCTGGATGCAGTGATGAAGAAAGGTTTCGTGCAGTGTGGCGTCAGCGATGGTCTGCCAGGCTTCTCGGTTCCGGATTCCACCGGCAAGATCGTCGGTATCGATGCTGACTATTGCCGCGCTGTGGCCGCTGCCGTGTTCGGTGACGCGACCAAGGTCAAGTTCAGTCAGTTGAACGCCAAGGAGCGCTTCACCGCGCTGCAGTCCGGCGAAATCGACATCCTGTCGCGCAACACCACCATGACCAGCTCCCGTGACGCCGGCATGGGCCTGAAATTCCCGGGTTTCATCACCTACTACGACGGCATCGGCTTCCTGGTGAACAACAAGCTCGGCGTGAAAAGCGCCAAAGAGCTGGATGGCGCGACCATCTGCATCCAGGCCGGTACCACCACCGAGCTGAACGTTTCCGACTACTTCCGTGGCAACGGTCTGAAATACACCCCGATCACTTTCGACACCTCCGATGAAAGCGCCAAGTCGCTGGAATCCGGTCGTTGCGACGTGCTGACTTCCGACAAGTCCCAACTGTTCGCCCAGCGCAGCAAGCTGGCCGCGCCGAAGGACTACGTGGTTCTGCCGGAAACCATTTCCAAGGAACCGCTGGGCCCGGTCGTGCGTAATGGCGACGACGAGTGGCTGGCCATCGTGCGCTGGACTGGCTACGCCATGCTCAACGCTGAAGAAGCCGGCATCACTTCGCAGAACGTCGAAGCTGAAGCCAAGGGCACCAAGAACCCGGACGTAGCTCGTCTGCTGGGTACCGACGGTGAATACGGCAAAGACCTGAAAGTGAAGAAAGACTGGGTGGTACAGATCATCAAACAAGTCGGCAACTACGGCGAAGTGTTCGAGAAAAACCTCGGCAAGAGCACTCCGCTGGAAATCGACCGCGGGCTGAACGCTCTGTGGAACGCTGGCGGCATTCAATACGCACCACCAGTGCGCTGA
- a CDS encoding amino acid ABC transporter ATP-binding protein, with amino-acid sequence MSEAIKQPVSPEGIIQMQGVNKWYGQFHVLKDINLNVKQGERIVLCGPSGSGKSTTIRCLNRLEEHQQGRIVVDGVELTNDLKQIEAIRREVGMVFQHFNLFPHLTILQNCTLAPMWVRKMPKRKAEEIAMHYLERVRIPEQAHKYPGQLSGGQQQRVAIARALCMKPKIMLFDEPTSALDPEMVKEVLDTMIGLAEDGMTMLCVTHEMGFARTVANRVIFMDKGEIVEQAAPNDFFDNPQNDRTKLFLSQILH; translated from the coding sequence ATGAGCGAAGCAATCAAACAGCCTGTGAGCCCTGAAGGCATTATTCAGATGCAGGGCGTGAACAAGTGGTACGGCCAGTTCCATGTACTGAAAGACATCAACCTCAACGTCAAGCAGGGCGAGCGAATCGTGCTGTGCGGCCCGTCGGGTTCCGGCAAGTCCACCACCATCCGCTGCCTCAACCGTCTGGAAGAGCACCAGCAGGGCCGCATCGTGGTCGATGGCGTGGAGCTGACCAACGACCTCAAGCAGATCGAAGCGATCCGCCGCGAAGTCGGCATGGTGTTCCAGCACTTCAACCTGTTCCCGCACCTGACCATCTTGCAGAACTGCACCCTGGCACCAATGTGGGTGCGCAAGATGCCCAAGCGCAAGGCCGAGGAAATCGCCATGCATTACCTGGAACGCGTACGCATTCCGGAGCAGGCGCACAAGTACCCGGGGCAGCTGTCCGGCGGTCAGCAACAGCGTGTGGCGATCGCGCGTGCACTGTGCATGAAACCGAAAATCATGCTGTTCGACGAACCGACTTCGGCGCTCGACCCGGAAATGGTGAAAGAGGTGCTCGACACCATGATCGGCCTGGCTGAAGACGGCATGACCATGCTCTGCGTGACCCACGAAATGGGCTTTGCCCGCACCGTGGCCAATCGCGTGATCTTCATGGACAAGGGGGAGATCGTCGAACAGGCTGCGCCGAACGACTTCTTCGACAACCCGCAGAACGACCGCACCAAGCTGTTCCTGAGCCAGATCCTGCATTGA
- a CDS encoding GIY-YIG nuclease family protein: MTTLTESPVEVVPPANKTWFVYLVRAANGSLYCGISDDPARRFAKHQSGKGARFFLSSPAMALVYTERCRDKSDALRQERLIKKLKKSAKECLVASATSGLSL, translated from the coding sequence GTGACCACCCTCACTGAAAGCCCTGTCGAAGTCGTCCCGCCTGCGAATAAAACCTGGTTCGTCTACCTCGTGCGCGCCGCCAATGGCTCGCTGTATTGCGGAATCAGCGACGATCCGGCGCGCCGTTTTGCCAAGCATCAAAGCGGCAAGGGCGCGCGGTTTTTTCTCTCAAGCCCTGCCATGGCCCTGGTGTATACCGAACGCTGCCGCGACAAAAGCGATGCGTTGCGTCAGGAGCGGTTGATCAAGAAGCTCAAGAAAAGCGCCAAGGAATGTCTGGTGGCGAGTGCCACTTCAGGCTTATCACTCTGA
- a CDS encoding nuclear transport factor 2 family protein, giving the protein MSDAHSALITRFYQAFQRLDAEAMAACYTDDVVFSDPAFGELRGRDAGDMWRMLTTRAKDFSLTFDNVRADERTGSAHWVATYLFSQTGNTVINDIQARFVFRDDKICEHHDSFDLWAWSRQALGFKGLLLGWSPLVRNAVRAQALKGLKAFQASR; this is encoded by the coding sequence ATGAGTGATGCCCACAGCGCCTTGATCACCCGATTCTACCAAGCGTTCCAGCGCCTTGATGCCGAAGCGATGGCTGCTTGCTACACCGACGATGTGGTGTTCAGCGATCCGGCCTTCGGCGAACTGCGTGGGCGCGATGCCGGTGACATGTGGCGCATGCTCACTACCCGCGCCAAGGATTTCTCTCTCACGTTCGATAACGTGCGCGCTGATGAGCGTACCGGTAGCGCCCATTGGGTGGCGACGTATCTGTTCAGCCAGACCGGCAACACCGTGATCAACGACATTCAGGCGCGCTTCGTTTTTCGCGATGACAAGATTTGCGAACATCACGACAGCTTCGATTTGTGGGCCTGGTCACGTCAGGCGCTGGGGTTCAAAGGCCTGTTGCTGGGTTGGTCGCCCTTGGTGCGCAACGCCGTTCGCGCTCAGGCGTTGAAGGGGCTGAAGGCATTTCAGGCCAGTCGCTGA
- a CDS encoding alpha/beta hydrolase gives MTEPLILQPVKTADACVIWLHGLGADRYDFLPVAEALQEILLSTRFVLPQAPTRAVTINGGYEMPSWYDILAMSPARSINEQQLEASANRVIELIEEQRACGIDPSRIFLAGFSQGGAVVFHTAFLKWQGPLGGVVALSTYAPTFNDAVELSASQQRIPVLSLHGQYDDVVQNAMGRSAYEHLKQRGVTVTWQEYPMGHEVLPEEIRDIGTWLAERLR, from the coding sequence ATGACCGAGCCCTTGATTCTTCAGCCTGTAAAGACCGCAGACGCTTGCGTTATATGGCTGCACGGCCTCGGTGCCGATCGCTACGACTTCCTGCCCGTCGCTGAAGCCCTTCAGGAAATCCTGCTGAGCACCCGTTTCGTATTGCCCCAGGCACCGACCCGCGCCGTCACCATCAACGGCGGCTACGAGATGCCGAGCTGGTACGACATATTGGCCATGAGCCCGGCCCGTTCGATTAACGAGCAGCAACTTGAAGCATCTGCGAATCGGGTCATCGAATTGATCGAAGAACAGCGCGCCTGCGGAATAGACCCTTCGCGGATTTTTCTGGCCGGTTTTTCCCAGGGTGGCGCGGTGGTCTTTCACACCGCGTTTCTGAAATGGCAGGGACCGTTGGGTGGCGTAGTTGCCCTCTCCACTTATGCGCCAACCTTTAATGATGCAGTGGAGTTGTCCGCCAGCCAGCAGCGCATTCCGGTTTTGAGCCTGCACGGTCAATACGATGATGTGGTGCAGAACGCGATGGGACGCAGCGCCTACGAGCACCTGAAGCAGCGTGGTGTCACCGTGACATGGCAGGAATACCCAATGGGCCACGAAGTGTTACCCGAGGAGATTCGCGACATCGGCACCTGGCTTGCCGAACGCTTGCGTTGA
- a CDS encoding glutaredoxin family protein, whose product MLAGILKKFLLILLVVVVYQNWGKIERAFNPSQVVSEQTQAKANVVLYATEWCGYCKLTRRFLDQKGIPYKEFDIEKDAVARKDYEALGGGGIPIIDVNGTLIRGYDPDAILAALK is encoded by the coding sequence ATGCTCGCCGGCATACTGAAGAAGTTCCTGCTGATCCTGCTGGTGGTCGTGGTCTATCAGAACTGGGGCAAGATCGAGCGGGCGTTCAACCCCTCGCAAGTGGTGTCCGAGCAGACCCAGGCCAAAGCCAACGTCGTGCTCTACGCCACCGAGTGGTGTGGCTACTGCAAACTGACCCGGCGTTTTCTCGATCAGAAAGGCATTCCGTACAAGGAATTCGATATCGAGAAGGACGCCGTGGCGCGCAAGGACTATGAAGCGCTGGGCGGTGGCGGGATTCCGATCATTGATGTGAACGGAACTCTGATTCGCGGGTATGACCCGGATGCGATTCTGGCAGCCTTGAAGTAG
- the yejK gene encoding nucleoid-associated protein YejK translates to MPIRHCIVHLIDKKPDGTPAVLHARDSELAESGAIENMLADLNESYNAKQGKAWGFFHAESGAHPFSGWLKEYFEGGKDFTAFSRVAVEHLQKLMEESNLSVGGHVLFAHYQQGMTDYLAIALLHHSEGVAVTDELDVTPSRHLDLGQLHLAARINVSEWQNNKQSRQYISFIKGKNGKKVSEYFRDFIGCQEGVDGPGETRTLLKAFSDFVESEDLPEEDAREKTKTLVDYASSQAKLGEPMGLEELSELIDEERPKAFYDHIRNKDYGLSPEIPADKRTLNQFRRFTGRAEGLSISFEAHLLGSKIEYDEEAGTLIIKGLPTSLTDQLKRRN, encoded by the coding sequence ATGCCGATCCGTCATTGCATCGTCCACCTGATCGACAAAAAACCCGACGGCACGCCCGCAGTTCTCCACGCCCGCGACTCTGAACTGGCCGAGTCCGGCGCCATCGAAAACATGCTTGCCGACCTCAACGAGAGCTACAACGCCAAACAAGGCAAGGCATGGGGATTCTTCCATGCCGAGTCAGGAGCGCACCCCTTCAGCGGCTGGTTGAAAGAATACTTCGAGGGCGGTAAGGACTTCACGGCATTCAGCCGCGTGGCAGTGGAGCACCTGCAAAAGCTGATGGAAGAGTCAAACCTGTCGGTCGGTGGCCACGTGCTGTTCGCCCACTATCAGCAAGGCATGACCGATTACCTGGCCATCGCCCTGCTGCACCATAGTGAAGGCGTGGCTGTGACAGACGAACTGGACGTCACGCCTTCCCGTCACCTGGACCTTGGCCAATTGCACCTGGCGGCGCGGATCAACGTGTCCGAGTGGCAAAACAACAAACAGTCCAGGCAGTACATTTCCTTTATCAAAGGCAAGAACGGGAAAAAAGTTTCGGAGTATTTCCGCGACTTCATCGGCTGCCAGGAAGGGGTCGACGGTCCAGGTGAAACCCGCACCTTGCTCAAAGCGTTCAGTGACTTCGTCGAAAGCGAAGACCTGCCTGAAGAAGACGCCCGTGAGAAAACCAAGACCCTGGTGGATTACGCCAGTAGCCAGGCCAAGCTCGGCGAGCCGATGGGCCTGGAAGAACTCTCCGAGCTGATCGACGAGGAACGTCCGAAAGCCTTCTATGATCACATCCGTAACAAAGACTACGGCCTGTCGCCCGAGATTCCGGCCGACAAACGCACCCTCAACCAGTTCCGCCGCTTCACAGGTCGCGCAGAAGGCCTGTCGATCAGCTTCGAGGCGCACTTGCTGGGCTCCAAGATCGAGTACGACGAAGAAGCCGGCACGTTGATCATCAAGGGCCTTCCGACCTCGCTCACCGACCAGCTCAAGCGACGCAACTGA